In Acidimicrobiales bacterium, the genomic window GTGGCATGCCCCCAACCTACCGGCGCGCGATCTCGTCCCCGCCGGCGGGAATCGCAGTGGCCGATAGGGTAGGACGCATAGGTGAGCGGACAGGCAGCGACGATCGACACAGGTAGGGCTTCAGAAGACAGCTGGGGTTACCGAGAGACTGACGTGGCCACCGCTGTTGTGCTTGACCCTCCAGCGGAAACCACCACGAGCACGATCTGGCACAAGATGGTCCGCCTGATCGTTGGGGCGCTCCCCGCGATGACGATCGCAACCGTCATCCCGCTGTGTCTCTTCTACGGCGTGTCAGCCGTCGCCGGCCTGCAGGGCGGCATCGTCGCTTCGCTCGCGTGGGCCTACCTGATGCTCGGGCGCCAGATCATCCGTTCACGGCGCATGTCGGGGCTACTCACGATCACGGCGTTCACCCTGACGGTGCGCTGCATCACCTGGGTGGTCCACCAGTCGGCGTTCACGTTCTTCGCCGTGCCGGTGTTCGAGACGATCGGAATGTCGTTGCTGTTCGTCGTCACGCTGGCGCTGGGCCGCCCACTGCTCGTGAGCCTTGCTCGCGACTTCGTTCCTTCGGTGGGTGATCACCTCGCGCACTCGGATCACAAGAAGCTTGTGCGGGACCTGTCTTGCCTCTGGGGCGCCGTGTACCTCGGGTCGGCGACCAGCACGGCGGTTCTGCTCAGGACGCAGGACCTGCACCTGTTCCTCCTGCTTCACCAGATGTCGGGTTGGGTGTGGACGGGTAGTGGCCTGCTGGTCACCTTCTTCTACGCCCGCCGGCACGCGCAGGGGCTCATGACCATCGCGACCTCGGGCATGCGTGTAGCAGCCGCTTAGTCGCCGTGCGCGCCGAGGTGCGCCAGCAACAGCTCTGATACCGGGCCGGCCGCGCCGCTCGGCAACCAGTGCGACTCGCCGGGGAGAACCTCGAACCGGTACGGGCCTTCGACGTAGCGGGCGGTCAACTCGGCGGCCTTCCTGGTCAGGAAGCCGTCGCCGTCGCCCCACACGTACAACGTCGGGACCTTCACTGCCGGCGCCGGATCGCGCGACCCGAACGCCAGTCCCCGGTACCAGTTGATCGGGCCGGTCATGGCACCCGGCTCTGCGACGCGCGACGCGTAGCGCTGAGCCGACTCCGGGTCGAGACCGGAGCGCACCAGCGACTGGGCCAAGCGCGCGCTCCCGCCGGATCGCAACGCGAGCTCCGGCAGGCCGGGGATCTGGAAAAAGACCATGTACCACGAGTGCAGGATCTGCGAACTGCTCAGCATCGACGCGAGGAAGGCCCGGGGGTGGGGCGTGGACAGCGACGTCAACGTCCTCACGCGCGACGGATGCCGGGCCGCCACATCCCACGCCACCGCGCCGCCCCAGTCGTGGCCGACGACGTCGAAGCGCTCGACGCCGGCGGCATCCGCCAGCGCGATCACGTCGCCGGTCAACTCCGGTACCGCGTACGAGCGGCGGCCGCTCGGTCGCGCCCGCGGCGAGTAGCCGCGCTGGTCGGGGGCGAGCACGCGATAGCCGGCGCCGGCCAGCCGTTGTCCGACCGCGTCCCAGCAGTGATGATCCTCGGGGAAGCCGTGGAGCAGGATGACGGCTCGACCCTCGACCGGCCCCGTGTCCGCGACGTCGAACGTGAGCGGACCGCGCGCGTACTCCGTGATTCGCGGGGACATCTTTTCCCGAAGGTCAGTCGTAGACCAGGACGCCCCGGA contains:
- a CDS encoding VC0807 family protein — protein: MSGQAATIDTGRASEDSWGYRETDVATAVVLDPPAETTTSTIWHKMVRLIVGALPAMTIATVIPLCLFYGVSAVAGLQGGIVASLAWAYLMLGRQIIRSRRMSGLLTITAFTLTVRCITWVVHQSAFTFFAVPVFETIGMSLLFVVTLALGRPLLVSLARDFVPSVGDHLAHSDHKKLVRDLSCLWGAVYLGSATSTAVLLRTQDLHLFLLLHQMSGWVWTGSGLLVTFFYARRHAQGLMTIATSGMRVAAA
- a CDS encoding alpha/beta fold hydrolase, with translation MSPRITEYARGPLTFDVADTGPVEGRAVILLHGFPEDHHCWDAVGQRLAGAGYRVLAPDQRGYSPRARPSGRRSYAVPELTGDVIALADAAGVERFDVVGHDWGGAVAWDVAARHPSRVRTLTSLSTPHPRAFLASMLSSSQILHSWYMVFFQIPGLPELALRSGGSARLAQSLVRSGLDPESAQRYASRVAEPGAMTGPINWYRGLAFGSRDPAPAVKVPTLYVWGDGDGFLTRKAAELTARYVEGPYRFEVLPGESHWLPSGAAGPVSELLLAHLGAHGD